One Endozoicomonas gorgoniicola DNA window includes the following coding sequences:
- a CDS encoding SDR family NAD(P)-dependent oxidoreductase, producing MKATKSNVIWITGASMGIGKALALELADQGHTVIASARSRDKLSALVEESRPLPGAIHAYPLDVTCQQSVNDVVTAIQNDFSTIDQAVLNAGTFLPMPGSRFSADVIKQQFDLNVFGVSYCLEALIPVMKQQKRGLLAINASLAGYRGLPKSAAYGATKAALINMAECLKLDLDPYGLDVKVINPGFVKTPLTDKNDFTMPFLIESKQAARLISNGLVSRKFEIRFPTVFAGIMGFLKRLPYRCYFALVKRVRI from the coding sequence ATGAAAGCAACAAAAAGCAACGTTATCTGGATTACCGGTGCCAGCATGGGCATTGGCAAAGCCCTCGCCCTTGAGCTGGCAGACCAGGGACATACGGTGATCGCCAGCGCCCGCAGCCGGGACAAGCTATCGGCACTGGTTGAGGAATCCCGCCCCCTGCCGGGTGCGATTCATGCCTACCCTCTGGATGTGACCTGTCAGCAGTCTGTTAATGATGTGGTCACTGCCATTCAGAATGATTTCTCAACCATCGACCAGGCGGTGCTAAACGCTGGTACATTTTTACCCATGCCAGGCAGCCGGTTCAGTGCTGATGTCATTAAACAACAGTTTGACCTGAATGTGTTTGGAGTCAGCTACTGCCTTGAGGCACTGATCCCCGTCATGAAACAGCAAAAGCGCGGGTTGCTTGCCATCAATGCGTCACTGGCTGGTTATCGCGGGCTACCAAAGTCAGCGGCTTACGGTGCCACCAAAGCGGCATTGATCAATATGGCCGAATGCCTGAAGCTGGATCTTGACCCGTATGGTCTTGATGTCAAAGTCATTAATCCCGGCTTTGTAAAAACACCTCTGACTGACAAAAACGATTTCACTATGCCGTTCCTGATAGAGAGTAAACAGGCTGCCAGGCTCATCAGCAACGGGCTGGTCAGTCGTAAATTTGAAATACGTTTTCCTACCGTATTTGCAGGAATAATGGGCTTTCTGAAGCGCCTGCCTTACCGGTGTTACTTTGCACTGGTGAAAAGAGTCCGAATCTGA
- a CDS encoding DUF3833 domain-containing protein, whose amino-acid sequence MRKSFRQLLGLVSMTWLAGCSTIKPDDYAGTTPTLKIEDYFQGHTLAWGMFQDRFGKVRNRFKVNMNGTVKDGVLILDEDFSYENGSTSNRRWKIRILGDGRYEGTAGDVIGVAKGKAAGHAFNWKYKIDLPIGDKTWRVSFDDWLFLQEDGVLINVATVSKWGITLGRLVFVFGKEKPLQKAFEP is encoded by the coding sequence ATGAGGAAATCGTTTCGTCAGCTGCTGGGACTGGTTTCAATGACCTGGCTGGCCGGGTGCAGCACCATAAAACCGGATGATTACGCAGGCACAACCCCCACTCTCAAGATTGAAGATTACTTTCAGGGGCATACGCTGGCCTGGGGTATGTTTCAGGATCGTTTTGGCAAAGTTCGCAATCGTTTTAAAGTCAATATGAACGGCACGGTAAAAGACGGTGTACTGATTCTTGATGAAGATTTTTCCTATGAAAATGGATCGACATCAAACCGGCGGTGGAAAATCAGGATTCTTGGCGACGGGCGATACGAAGGCACAGCAGGTGACGTTATCGGAGTGGCTAAGGGCAAAGCAGCGGGACATGCCTTTAACTGGAAATACAAGATCGATCTGCCCATCGGTGATAAAACATGGCGAGTGTCGTTTGATGACTGGCTGTTCCTTCAGGAAGATGGTGTGCTGATCAATGTAGCAACGGTTTCCAAATGGGGTATAACCCTTGGCAGACTGGTATTTGTCTTTGGTAAAGAAAAACCTTTGCAAAAAGCGTTCGAACCATGA
- a CDS encoding SAM-dependent methyltransferase, giving the protein MNTAEKMPSGTNRTTPSLLSLPLWWLKRKLESADISKIILTLNSGEEFHIGTEKNDVTVARLTLHRPLAFMMASQAGITGLAESYISGGWSTPDLVAITDWAMTNEKALDSLFEPNWLSGKIQRLIHLLNNNSRKGSRKNIAAHYDLGNDFYQPWLDNTMTYSSALFHHENESLEQGQRNKYQQILDWLDVKPEQTVLEIGCGWGGFSSALAERTGSSYHGITLSTEQLAYARATCKYAGHQFSLTDYRDLSGQFDCLVSIEMIEAVGENHWPVYFRKVYDSLKPGGIAILQVITIDDTRFEDYRKGADFIQRYIFPGGMLPSHQIMQSQIESAGLEMEDSMAFGQDYARTLNLWMKRFKACWPELNLKGFDHRFYKLWNFYLAYCETGFKCKSINVRFYKTRKPMISEYQCDGARL; this is encoded by the coding sequence ATGAATACAGCGGAAAAAATGCCTTCAGGCACAAATAGAACCACCCCATCGCTATTGAGCCTGCCGCTGTGGTGGCTGAAGCGCAAACTGGAAAGCGCCGATATCAGTAAAATCATTCTCACTCTTAATTCCGGAGAAGAGTTCCACATCGGCACTGAAAAGAATGATGTTACGGTTGCCAGACTGACGCTGCACCGCCCACTGGCCTTTATGATGGCTTCGCAGGCAGGTATTACTGGTCTTGCAGAGTCGTATATATCCGGTGGCTGGAGTACCCCGGATCTTGTCGCCATCACAGACTGGGCTATGACCAATGAAAAGGCGCTGGACTCATTATTTGAGCCAAACTGGCTGAGCGGAAAAATTCAGAGGCTTATTCATTTATTAAACAACAATAGTCGTAAAGGAAGTAGAAAAAATATTGCTGCACACTACGACCTTGGCAATGATTTCTACCAGCCATGGCTGGACAACACCATGACCTACTCCAGTGCTTTGTTTCATCATGAGAATGAGTCTCTGGAGCAGGGGCAGCGCAATAAGTACCAACAGATACTAGACTGGCTGGACGTAAAGCCTGAACAGACGGTTCTGGAGATAGGCTGTGGCTGGGGCGGTTTTTCAAGCGCTCTGGCTGAGCGAACCGGCAGTTCTTATCATGGCATCACGCTGTCTACAGAACAGTTAGCTTATGCCCGGGCAACGTGTAAGTACGCTGGTCATCAGTTCAGCCTGACGGATTACCGGGATCTGTCCGGACAATTTGACTGTCTGGTGTCCATCGAAATGATTGAAGCCGTAGGTGAAAACCACTGGCCTGTCTATTTCCGGAAAGTATACGACAGTCTCAAGCCCGGAGGTATTGCCATACTTCAGGTCATTACTATTGATGACACACGGTTTGAAGACTACCGGAAAGGGGCAGACTTTATTCAGCGTTATATTTTTCCCGGCGGTATGCTACCCAGCCATCAGATCATGCAAAGCCAGATAGAGTCAGCCGGGCTTGAGATGGAAGACTCTATGGCGTTTGGTCAGGATTATGCCCGAACCCTGAATCTCTGGATGAAGCGATTTAAGGCCTGCTGGCCAGAGTTGAACCTTAAAGGTTTTGATCATCGCTTCTACAAACTGTGGAACTTCTATCTGGCGTATTGCGAAACCGGTTTTAAGTGCAAAAGCATCAATGTCCGCTTTTATAAAACCAGAAAACCCATGATCAGTGAATATCAATGTGATGGAGCAAGACTATGA
- a CDS encoding DUF1365 domain-containing protein: protein MKSAVYWGSLMHNRIRPKKHRFRYRMASWLVNLDELQQLDQCLWLFSFNAFNLIAFHTRDYGDGSCRCLKQQVNELLCENNIAAADQVELMCSPRILGYVFNPLSVYFCYRNGQPVALVYEVSNTFSERHSYVIPVTAQPVTAHPVTAHPATAHPEKSDGQEIIHQTARKRLHVSPFFPMDCHYRFRVRRPGQTLSLTIELLDSQGKLFAAVFQGKKKELTNQRILLQLCLLPWQTLKVTGAIHWEALKLWAKGIRIVKHQPAEEPYSWSSGESITRKGGR from the coding sequence ATGAAATCAGCCGTTTACTGGGGAAGTCTGATGCACAACCGGATTCGCCCCAAAAAACACCGTTTTCGCTATCGTATGGCGTCCTGGCTGGTCAATCTGGATGAGTTGCAGCAGCTGGATCAATGTTTATGGTTGTTTTCCTTTAATGCCTTCAACCTCATCGCCTTTCATACCAGAGATTATGGTGATGGCTCCTGTCGATGTCTGAAACAGCAGGTCAATGAACTGCTCTGTGAGAACAACATAGCGGCTGCGGACCAAGTCGAGCTGATGTGTTCACCCAGAATACTGGGTTATGTGTTTAACCCTCTGTCGGTTTATTTTTGTTATCGTAACGGGCAGCCGGTTGCTCTGGTCTACGAAGTTTCGAATACTTTTAGTGAACGACACTCTTATGTTATTCCTGTAACTGCTCAACCTGTAACTGCTCACCCTGTAACTGCTCACCCTGCAACTGCTCACCCTGAAAAGAGCGACGGGCAGGAGATTATTCACCAGACTGCCCGTAAACGATTGCATGTTTCGCCTTTCTTCCCGATGGACTGCCACTACCGTTTTCGTGTTCGCCGACCTGGCCAGACGCTTTCGCTGACAATTGAGCTTCTGGACAGCCAGGGCAAACTCTTTGCCGCTGTCTTTCAGGGAAAGAAAAAAGAATTGACCAATCAACGGATTCTGCTGCAACTCTGCCTGCTGCCCTGGCAAACCCTGAAAGTGACTGGCGCTATTCACTGGGAAGCCCTGAAGCTGTGGGCTAAAGGAATAAGGATCGTCAAACACCAGCCTGCAGAAGAACCTTATAGCTGGAGCTCCGGTGAATCCATAACAAGAAAGGGAGGTCGGTAA
- a CDS encoding NAD(P)/FAD-dependent oxidoreductase: protein MKNHGLNIAVIGSGISGLSAAWLLSRQHNVTLFEKDDRFGGHSHTVCVEDSNQSTPVDTGFIVFNDTTYPNLTAFFKHLDVDVINTDMSFAVSMTHSINKSKVEYSGSGLNGVFAQRLNALKPGFWRMLVDVLRFYRASREWQTTLDPSTTLRELLSRHAYCRKFIDEHLLPMGAAIWSTPADKMLDFPALAFLRFCENHGLLQLTHRPQWKTVKGGSREYVSKIISQLGNSTVQNCCIRKVKRYPDKVVISNLQGTEWQFDHVVMACHADTTLQLLSEPDELEQLLLGAFTFQRNTAVLHSDARFMPENKRAWASWNYLSTKTNHHQGPSVTYWMNRLQHLDGKDLFVTLNPGFDVDRSLIHGSYLYDHPVFTRAAIEAQQRLWELQGRQRTWFCGAWFGYGFHEDGLQSGLAVAEALGGLKRPWSVAGENHRLVLPESFGTGESETASDNRQVSTHKTESVV from the coding sequence ATGAAAAACCATGGACTCAACATTGCTGTTATCGGTTCAGGCATCAGCGGTTTATCCGCTGCATGGCTGCTGTCCAGACAACACAATGTCACCCTGTTTGAAAAAGACGACCGCTTTGGTGGTCACAGCCATACAGTTTGTGTTGAAGACAGCAATCAGTCTACTCCGGTAGACACTGGCTTTATTGTTTTTAACGACACTACCTATCCGAACCTGACCGCCTTTTTTAAGCATCTGGACGTCGATGTTATCAACACCGATATGTCCTTTGCCGTGTCCATGACTCATTCAATCAACAAAAGCAAAGTCGAATATTCAGGTTCTGGTCTCAACGGTGTGTTTGCCCAAAGGCTTAATGCCCTGAAACCCGGCTTCTGGAGAATGCTGGTGGATGTGCTGAGGTTCTACCGGGCAAGCCGTGAATGGCAAACGACCCTGGATCCTTCAACCACCCTGCGTGAACTGTTGTCACGCCACGCATACTGCCGAAAGTTTATTGACGAACACCTGCTTCCCATGGGAGCGGCCATCTGGTCAACCCCTGCTGACAAAATGCTGGACTTCCCGGCACTCGCATTTCTGCGATTCTGCGAAAATCATGGGCTATTACAACTCACCCATCGCCCCCAGTGGAAAACCGTAAAAGGCGGCAGTCGTGAATACGTCAGCAAAATCATCAGCCAGCTCGGCAACAGTACCGTTCAGAATTGCTGCATCCGCAAAGTCAAACGTTATCCGGACAAAGTGGTTATCAGCAACCTTCAGGGAACAGAATGGCAGTTTGACCATGTGGTAATGGCATGCCATGCAGACACAACCCTTCAGCTGCTCAGCGAACCTGACGAGCTGGAACAACTGTTGCTGGGTGCCTTTACCTTTCAGCGCAATACCGCCGTATTGCACAGCGATGCGCGCTTTATGCCGGAAAACAAAAGAGCCTGGGCCTCCTGGAACTACCTGAGTACAAAAACCAACCATCACCAGGGGCCGTCTGTGACTTACTGGATGAACCGGCTGCAACACCTTGATGGCAAAGACCTGTTTGTCACCCTTAATCCGGGGTTTGATGTTGACCGTTCATTGATTCACGGCAGCTATCTTTATGACCATCCGGTTTTTACCAGAGCTGCCATCGAAGCCCAGCAACGCCTCTGGGAACTGCAGGGGCGACAGCGCACATGGTTCTGCGGCGCCTGGTTTGGCTATGGCTTCCATGAAGACGGATTGCAGTCTGGCCTTGCGGTTGCAGAAGCCCTGGGCGGCCTGAAGCGTCCGTGGTCCGTGGCCGGGGAAAACCATCGTCTGGTATTGCCGGAATCTTTCGGAACCGGTGAGTCAGAGACAGCTTCTGATAACAGACAGGTGTCTACTCACAAAACAGAGAGTGTTGTATGA
- a CDS encoding DUF3955 domain-containing protein — protein sequence MTELPYSKSPRHENKVSTYFFYAGLLFITAGACCLWLEKRFYQYVDQDGWLHESLFMPLGVFSLLLGFAALFLFSVLKIMVFIKVRR from the coding sequence ATGACTGAATTACCCTATTCAAAATCACCCCGACATGAAAATAAAGTTTCTACATATTTTTTTTATGCTGGCCTGCTGTTTATTACTGCGGGAGCCTGCTGTCTTTGGCTCGAAAAACGGTTTTATCAGTACGTTGATCAAGATGGCTGGCTACATGAAAGCCTGTTCATGCCACTGGGCGTATTCAGCCTTCTGCTGGGCTTTGCTGCCCTCTTCTTATTTTCAGTTCTCAAAATAATGGTATTCATTAAAGTACGTCGTTGA
- a CDS encoding sigma-70 family RNA polymerase sigma factor: MATAYKNNMESDNTTPEALRQNLVDLAKYRDRQLFVHLYDYFAPRLKNHLIRKGAHGEMAEELVQEAMLSVWRHCASYNPDKATASTWIFRIARNLWIDRMRKEKPGFTVQMDVYPEMGFEPSHASADSDKLIQAINSLPHQQSQLVYKVYFEGKSHREIADDMDIPLGSVKSGLRLAFGKLRKKIGQGQ, translated from the coding sequence ATGGCTACTGCGTACAAAAACAATATGGAATCAGACAACACAACTCCGGAAGCACTAAGGCAGAACCTGGTTGATCTGGCAAAATACCGGGACAGGCAGCTGTTTGTGCATCTGTATGACTACTTCGCTCCCCGTCTGAAAAACCACCTGATCCGCAAAGGGGCTCATGGGGAAATGGCGGAAGAGCTGGTTCAGGAAGCCATGCTGTCAGTCTGGCGGCACTGTGCCAGCTACAACCCGGATAAAGCCACGGCATCCACCTGGATTTTCAGGATTGCACGCAACCTTTGGATAGACCGGATGCGTAAAGAAAAACCGGGCTTTACGGTTCAGATGGATGTCTATCCGGAAATGGGGTTTGAGCCCAGTCATGCTTCTGCAGATTCCGATAAGCTTATTCAGGCGATCAACAGCCTGCCTCACCAGCAGTCACAACTGGTTTACAAAGTGTACTTTGAAGGAAAGTCGCATCGGGAAATTGCAGATGATATGGATATTCCATTAGGTAGTGTGAAATCAGGCCTGCGCCTGGCCTTCGGTAAATTGCGTAAAAAGATTGGCCAGGGACAATAG